Proteins from a genomic interval of Candidatus Bathyarchaeota archaeon:
- a CDS encoding zinc ribbon domain-containing protein, translating into MLSLMIVSVAGLVIHSILESGLKRGPEIVVAMPGVKLCPSCGVENPLDAEYCHECRYRLK; encoded by the coding sequence TTGCTCTCATTAATGATTGTATCTGTTGCGGGGCTGGTTATCCACTCCATCTTGGAGTCAGGGTTGAAGAGGGGGCCTGAAATCGTCGTAGCAATGCCTGGAGTCAAGCTCTGCCCCAGCTGCGGCGTCGAGAACCCCCTGGATGCCGAGTACTGTCATGAATGTAGATATAGATTAAAGTGA